The Flexivirga oryzae genome has a segment encoding these proteins:
- a CDS encoding F0F1 ATP synthase subunit gamma: protein MGAQMRIYRQRIRSVQATKKITRAMELIAASRVVKARRRVEQSTPYALALTRACSAVATHSNTDHALTTERENPKRAAVLICTSDRGLAGAYSVNAIKKSAELIERLTGEGKEVVPYLVGRKAVSYYKFRRREYEQEWTGFTDSPDFETAAEVGEALSAQFIAGSEEGGVDEVHIVYTRFVSMVDQEPQVVRLLPLEVVEGDIDTDGDGVPDKGPLPLYEFEPEADKVLDALLPKYITSRIYNSFLQSAASELAARQRAMKSATDNAEELINTYTRLANQARQAEITQEISEIVGGASALADAS from the coding sequence AAGAAGATCACGCGCGCGATGGAGCTCATCGCGGCATCCCGCGTGGTCAAGGCGCGCCGCCGGGTCGAGCAGTCGACGCCATACGCGCTGGCCCTGACCCGGGCGTGCTCGGCAGTCGCGACGCACAGCAACACCGACCATGCGCTCACGACCGAGCGGGAGAATCCCAAGCGCGCCGCGGTGCTCATCTGCACCAGCGACCGCGGGTTGGCGGGCGCCTACTCGGTCAACGCGATCAAGAAGTCGGCGGAGCTGATCGAGCGGCTGACGGGCGAGGGCAAGGAAGTCGTGCCCTACCTGGTCGGTCGCAAGGCGGTGAGCTACTACAAGTTCCGGCGTCGTGAGTACGAGCAGGAATGGACCGGCTTCACCGACAGCCCGGACTTCGAGACCGCGGCCGAGGTCGGCGAGGCGCTCAGCGCGCAGTTCATCGCCGGCAGCGAAGAGGGCGGCGTGGACGAGGTCCACATCGTTTACACCCGGTTCGTGAGCATGGTCGACCAGGAGCCGCAGGTCGTCCGCCTGCTGCCCCTGGAGGTCGTCGAGGGTGACATCGACACCGACGGTGACGGTGTGCCCGACAAGGGTCCGCTGCCGCTGTACGAGTTCGAGCCGGAGGCGGACAAGGTGCTGGACGCCCTGCTGCCGAAGTACATCACCTCGCGGATCTACAACTCGTTCCTGCAGTCGGCGGCGTCCGAGCTGGCGGCCCGCCAGCGCGCGATGAAGTCGGCGACGGACAACGCCGAGGAACTCATCAACACCTACACCCGCCTCGCCAACCAGGCACGGCAGGCCGAGATCACCCAAGAGATCAGCGAGATCGTTGGTGGCGCCAGCGCTCTGGCCGATGCCTCCTGA